The Fluviicola sp. genome contains a region encoding:
- a CDS encoding ABC transporter ATP-binding protein, with translation MKILVSYLKRYKGLVFLSMILASINQSFSLLDPYIFGKLLDKYATRPGDYTQNEFLAGVAGLIGLAIGAAMVSRIAKAFQDYTVNLTIQKVGADIYTDGLKHTLQIPFSEFEDKRSGETLNVLQKVRIDNERFIMNFVNILFTSLVGLVFVVVYALSVHPGLIVVYLGSALLLSYITNQLSKRIKKVQTTIVKETNQLAGSTTESLRNIELVKSLGLATQETERLNDTTRRILSLELKKVRQVRSISFIQGTFVNFMRQSIMFFLMYLIFKDTLTVGQIMTLQFYSFFIFGPLQEVGNVIISYREAEASLNNFEQIINTPIEVKPAVPAKLNAIEKLAFHNVGFRHKTASYDALSNISFEVNKGETIAFVGPSGSGKSTLVKLLVGLYSAPTGDISYNGVSSTEIDKEELQQQLGFVTQDTQLFSGTIKENLLFVKPDATDEEISDALRKASCENLIARSENGVDTVIGEGGMKLSGGEKQRLSIARALLRRPRLMVFDEATSALDSITEEAISNTIREITDQKEHITVLIAHRLSTIMHADRIFVLEKGLIIETGKHSELLDEKGLYYAMWRQQIGERREVVTE, from the coding sequence ATGAAAATACTCGTATCCTATTTAAAGCGCTACAAAGGACTTGTGTTCCTTTCCATGATACTAGCCAGTATCAACCAGTCATTCTCACTCTTAGACCCTTACATTTTCGGAAAATTACTGGACAAGTATGCTACACGTCCGGGTGATTATACTCAGAACGAATTCCTGGCCGGAGTTGCCGGATTGATCGGGCTGGCAATCGGTGCTGCCATGGTGAGCCGTATTGCGAAAGCTTTCCAGGATTATACCGTGAACCTGACCATCCAAAAAGTAGGTGCAGATATTTACACAGACGGACTGAAGCACACGCTGCAAATTCCATTCAGCGAATTTGAAGACAAACGAAGCGGGGAAACACTGAATGTTCTTCAAAAAGTGCGCATCGATAACGAACGCTTCATTATGAACTTCGTAAATATCCTGTTTACCTCTTTGGTCGGATTGGTTTTCGTGGTCGTTTATGCCTTAAGCGTTCACCCGGGATTAATCGTTGTTTATCTGGGTTCCGCTTTATTGCTGAGCTACATTACCAATCAATTGTCGAAGCGTATTAAGAAGGTTCAAACCACGATTGTAAAGGAAACCAACCAACTGGCGGGAAGCACCACGGAAAGTTTGCGCAACATCGAGCTGGTGAAAAGTTTGGGGTTGGCTACGCAGGAAACAGAGCGTTTGAACGACACTACACGCAGAATTCTTTCACTGGAACTAAAGAAAGTACGCCAGGTAAGAAGTATTTCCTTTATCCAGGGAACATTTGTAAACTTCATGCGCCAGTCCATCATGTTCTTCCTGATGTACCTGATCTTCAAAGATACGTTGACAGTTGGTCAGATCATGACTTTGCAATTCTATTCCTTCTTCATTTTCGGGCCTTTGCAGGAAGTTGGGAACGTAATTATTTCCTACCGCGAAGCAGAAGCTTCTTTGAACAATTTCGAACAAATTATCAATACACCGATAGAAGTGAAACCTGCGGTACCGGCAAAATTGAATGCCATTGAAAAACTGGCTTTCCACAACGTAGGTTTCCGTCACAAAACAGCTTCTTATGATGCTTTGAGCAACATTTCTTTCGAGGTCAATAAAGGCGAAACGATCGCATTCGTCGGGCCGAGTGGTTCGGGGAAAAGTACACTTGTAAAACTCCTGGTGGGGTTGTACAGCGCACCAACCGGCGACATCAGCTACAACGGAGTCAGCAGTACCGAAATCGACAAAGAAGAGCTGCAGCAGCAATTGGGGTTTGTGACCCAGGACACGCAGCTATTCTCCGGAACGATCAAAGAAAACCTGTTGTTTGTAAAACCGGACGCAACGGACGAAGAAATCAGTGACGCTTTACGAAAAGCTTCTTGTGAGAACCTCATTGCACGCAGTGAAAATGGTGTCGACACGGTAATCGGTGAAGGCGGAATGAAACTGAGCGGTGGTGAAAAACAGCGTTTGTCCATTGCCAGAGCTTTATTACGTCGCCCGAGACTGATGGTTTTCGATGAGGCAACTTCAGCCCTGGATTCCATTACGGAAGAAGCTATTTCCAATACGATCCGTGAAATTACCGATCAGAAAGAACACATTACCGTCCTGATCGCGCACCGTTTGTCAACGATTATGCATGCGGACCGCATTTTCGTACTGGAAAAAGGGCTCATTATCGAAACCGGGAAACACAGTGAATTACTGGACGAAAAAGGTTTGTATTACGCCATGTGGAGACAACAGATCGGTGAGCGCCGGGAAGTAGTTACTGAATGA
- a CDS encoding nucleotidyltransferase domain-containing protein, which translates to MLNIQDLHDERKHLLLQCISGSRAYGLNTPQSDTDYKGIFVSPKTVFYGSHFNDQVANESNDIVYFEWKKFIDLLGKNNPTILELLATPDDCILFKHPLIADLKAEDFLSELCCQTFAGYAQSQIKKARGLNKKISNPVEPERKEIPDFCYVIDGMQVVPVAKWLSDRNFNQSDCGLVKIPHMRDAYALFHNSQLESGFLKGIYSGPDSNDVSLSSIPKGIQPLGLMSFNKDAYSIHCKEYAQYWEWIGKRNESRYQSTISHGKNYDAKNMMHTFRLLHMAEEIAREGKIFVRRNDREFLMSIREGKFEYEDLLTRAEEKVQLIEELFEKSPLPQEPDLEKLEELLIGVRDEYYLL; encoded by the coding sequence ATGCTGAACATTCAGGATTTGCATGATGAACGCAAACACTTGCTGTTGCAATGCATCAGTGGAAGCAGGGCTTATGGACTGAACACGCCTCAATCAGATACGGATTACAAAGGGATTTTTGTCTCTCCGAAAACTGTTTTTTACGGTTCGCACTTCAATGACCAGGTAGCAAATGAATCGAACGATATCGTTTATTTCGAATGGAAGAAATTCATAGACCTGTTGGGGAAAAACAACCCGACAATCCTGGAATTGCTGGCAACTCCGGATGATTGCATTTTGTTTAAACATCCATTAATTGCCGATTTGAAGGCCGAAGATTTCTTGTCTGAATTATGCTGTCAAACCTTTGCAGGATATGCGCAGTCACAGATCAAGAAGGCAAGAGGATTAAACAAGAAGATTAGTAATCCGGTTGAACCGGAGAGAAAGGAAATCCCCGATTTTTGTTACGTGATTGATGGGATGCAAGTAGTTCCGGTAGCAAAGTGGCTTTCCGACCGGAATTTTAACCAATCAGATTGCGGGTTGGTGAAAATTCCGCACATGCGCGATGCATATGCTTTGTTCCATAATTCCCAGTTGGAAAGCGGTTTTCTGAAAGGTATTTATTCCGGTCCGGATTCAAACGATGTTTCATTGAGTTCTATTCCGAAAGGAATTCAACCCTTGGGACTTATGAGCTTCAATAAAGACGCTTATTCGATCCATTGCAAAGAATATGCACAATATTGGGAGTGGATTGGCAAACGGAATGAAAGTCGTTATCAAAGCACCATTTCTCACGGGAAGAACTACGATGCAAAAAACATGATGCACACTTTCCGGTTGCTGCATATGGCTGAAGAAATTGCCCGGGAAGGAAAGATTTTCGTGCGCCGGAACGACCGGGAATTTTTGATGAGTATCCGCGAAGGAAAATTCGAATACGAAGACTTGTTAACCCGTGCCGAAGAAAAGGTGCAGCTGATCGAGGAATTATTTGAGAAAAGTCCGCTGCCGCAGGAACCGGATCTGGAAAAACTGGAAGAGTTATTGATCGGTGTGCGCGATGAATATTATTTGTTGTAA
- a CDS encoding nucleotidyltransferase domain-containing protein, with amino-acid sequence MRSTIIETIAKIEQEKNIKVLFACETGSRAWGFPSPDSDYDVRMIYKHERNWYLTISEKKDTIETMLNDGDLDITGWDIRKCLRLLWKSNAALLERLQSPIVYCEEPGFLELMKPAAEACFSPIATIYHYLSMGRNSFDDVKDEDEVKLKKLFYALRAAFACKWILDKGTTPPIVFQTMLYELEIDPALRKRIEELIELKSGKNENYIHPKEPLLNDFIAEQFLRAENESNSLKSRQEKRIDLDELFLKILGEK; translated from the coding sequence ATGAGATCTACGATCATCGAAACCATTGCCAAAATTGAGCAAGAAAAAAATATCAAAGTGCTTTTTGCCTGTGAAACAGGTTCGCGAGCCTGGGGTTTTCCTTCACCGGACAGCGATTATGACGTGCGCATGATTTACAAGCACGAACGCAACTGGTATTTGACCATTTCTGAGAAAAAAGACACGATCGAAACCATGCTGAACGACGGTGATCTGGACATTACCGGCTGGGATATCCGCAAATGTTTGCGCTTATTGTGGAAATCGAATGCAGCATTGCTGGAACGTTTGCAATCACCGATTGTTTATTGTGAAGAACCGGGATTCCTGGAGCTGATGAAACCTGCTGCCGAGGCGTGTTTTTCTCCTATTGCAACGATTTACCATTACCTGAGCATGGGCAGAAACAGCTTCGACGATGTGAAGGATGAAGATGAGGTGAAACTGAAGAAATTGTTCTATGCATTGCGCGCAGCATTTGCCTGTAAATGGATCCTGGACAAAGGAACTACGCCTCCGATTGTATTCCAGACGATGTTGTACGAACTGGAAATCGATCCTGCTTTGAGAAAACGCATCGAAGAGCTGATCGAATTAAAGTCGGGAAAGAATGAAAACTATATTCATCCGAAAGAGCCGTTGCTGAACGATTTTATTGCAGAGCAATTCCTGCGGGCAGAAAACGAATCGAATTCATTGAAATCGCGCCAGGAAAAACGGATTGACCTGGACGAACTGTTCCTTAAAATCCTGGGAGAAAAGTGA